The following is a genomic window from Drosophila busckii strain San Diego stock center, stock number 13000-0081.31 chromosome 2L, ASM1175060v1, whole genome shotgun sequence.
GTGCATCTCAGAAATTGCATGATATACTTGGGTTACTACTTTGTTATGTTCTTTGTGGGTTTGTATTGGTAAGTATCTGGAATTCGTATTTGTTcgttattgaaatttataagctaaattattttcacttgGCAGTCTTATTTCATCTCTGATCAAGGGCGATCCCATTAAGCGTCATGAAGACGACGAAATTGTAACGGGGTTCTAAAGTCTCCAGTGAACGCTCTTCCCACAATGTATTTGTAGTATACAAAAACCTAGTCGCACTCATAACACCACATTTTATCATTGTTcccacttttatttattttaatcctAGCAGCTGCGCAGCCATGTAAGCGTATTCGAATAATTTATGATCACAACTTAAATATactatacaaaaatataactgTTACTTTAGAAAATCGACAACCTCTTCCAGTTCACGTTGACGCGCTTGTTTTTGTGCCCAACGTGTCTCTGCGGTTTTGATGTTGACCACCCAACGGTCGTGGGCCAATTTAATACCACATACACCTAGTTCAGCCTGCAGTCCTTTGTCTTTTCCGCTAGCACCGACTGGCTTTGCAGCATCGGAGCGCGGATGACGTCTTTTAGCTGGGCAGAGCTTGCCACCTTTAGGGAATGGCGGTTCGGATAGATATTTCTTGAGACAGCCTTGATGGAACAGATGGCCGCAAAATACGCGCTCCACAAACGCATCCGCATTCTCATCTGCCAGAATTTCTTCTGGATTCGTAGGTAGCACAGCCTGATCACAAATCGGGCACAATTCCATGTGGAAGTCCTGTGTGGCAGCTATGCAAAACTTAAGCGCAGTGTACAGACTTGGCACTGGCCTAAACTTGGCCTGTTCATCTCTGGTGAAGCGCAATGGCGCCTCCACACACTGGCGTGCCAGCTCTTTCGACTGACCGTTAAGAAATCGTACCAGTACATTCGGTAAATTGGACTCATGGTCATGTAGTTCTACACAGTGCTGTGGATAATTGTCTGGCACGGTGGCTGTAACGCGATAGAAGTACTCTCCGCCATGAATTAGTAATTGCACGCTGCACTTGCTCTGGCGCAGTTTTAGTTTATTCTCATCGTTGTAAGCCAGCATAGACCGCAACTGTGTGATCTCGTCCAGGCAGACGCAGAGCGGAGTGTCTACAAGATACTGATTAGCAGTTCTAAGCAACTGCATAACCTGCGGCTCTCCACAATGCTGCTTTGCACACTTGTCCAGCATATCGGTGAggaaactaattaatttttctgcATATACACGACTTTTTAGTTCTACCAGTATATTGGCGCTTTGCGGATAGTCCTTGGGTATGTGCAGGCAAACAATCATAGTGCGATTTGTTCTGTGTGAGAGTAGCTCCACTCTCACCAGACTGGAAGTGCAGGCCACTAACTTGCTGCcttcaaattgttgttcaCAATGGGTGCGCACATATTCCAGCTCATCTTGGAGCAGCTCCATGGCAAATGACACTGTGAttgtatgaaaatattttcaattagctcgtaaaatattttaaatattcaatttactGCTTGCTGTCTAATTTGTAACAGCTGATTGGCTAACAACGTAAATGAATCACCCTGTGGCTTGcggcaaatagcaaaatatttaattaacttctATCATTATTTGGATTtgctaaaattttttaaatattggactttgaataagaaaatatttgcagctgacaaataaattatgaaaacaaaaagcttaaattgattttgtctTGTTTTGATATTAAAATCGCAATCACTGTGACAAGTAACTGTTACTCATTGGTAGTCAAGTACCAAATACTCGCCACGTTGTGTTAAACGCCGACAAATAGCTGACGAAATTCGCAGtgtataattgttataatttataatctgCATTAAAATGGTGCTAGACCTGGATTTGTTTCGCAGCGACAAGGGCGGCAACCCTGATGCAGTCCGTGAGAATCAAAAGAAGCGTTTTAAAGATGTGGGACTTGTAGAGGCAGTCATTGAAAAAGACACGGAATGGCGACAGCGCCGTCATCGAGCCGACAATCTGAACAAGGTGAAAAATGTCTGCAGCAAGGTAATCGGTGAGAAAATGAAGAAGAAGGAGCCCGTAGGCCCCGAGGGCGAGGAGGTGCCAGCTGCTATACGAGTAGATTTGACGCAAATAACTGCGGAGACACTACAAGCGTTGACAGTGAATCAGATCAAACAGCTGCGCTTACTCATCGATGATGCGATGACGGACAATCAAAAGTCTCTGGAGCTGGCTGAACAGACGCGCAATACGGCACTGCGTGAGGTGGGCAATCATCTGCACGATTCTGTGCCCGTGTCTAATGACGAGGAGGAGAATCGTGTTGAGCGAACCTTTGGGGACTGCGAGAAGCGCGGCAAGTACTCACATGTGGATCTAATTGTGATGATCGATGGCATGAATGCGGAGAAGGGCGCTGTCGTATCTGGAGGACGTGGCTACTTCCTTACTGGCGCTGCTGTATTTCTGGAGCAAGCGCTGATTCAGCATGCGCTTCAGCTGCTCTATACGCGTGACTATACTCCACTTTATACGCCCTTCTTTATGCGCAAAGAGGTGATGCAAGAGGTGGCGCAGCTCTCTCAGTTCGACGAGGAGCTTTACAAAGTGGTTGGCAAGGGAAGCGAGCGTGCCGAAGAGTGTGGCACCGATGAAAAGTACCTGATAGCCACCTCGGAGCAGCCTATTGCGGCGTATCATCGCGACGAGTGGCTGCCAGAGTCATCGCTACCCATTAAATACGCCGGCTTGTCGACTTGCTTCCGCCAGGAGGTAGGCTCGCATGGACGCGATACTCGTGGCATTTTCCGCGTGCACCAGTTTGAGAAGGTGGAACAGTTCGTACTGACTTCTCCACATGACAACAAATCGTGGGAGATGATGGACGAGATGATTGGCAACGCAGAGCAGTTCTGCCAATCTCTGGGCATACCATATCGCGTGGTTAACATTGTTTCTGGAGCTCTCAATCACGCCGCTTCCAAGAAACTCGATCTGGAGGCCTGGTTTGGCGGCAGCGGTGCCTTCAGGGAGCTGGTTTCCTGCTCCAATTGCCTAGACTACCAGGCTCGTCGCTTGCTGGTGCGCTACGGTCAGACCAAGAAGATGAACGCGGCTGTGGACTATGTGCACATGCTTAATGCTACAATGTGCGCTGCTACTCGTGTTATCTGCGCCATTCTCGAGACGCACCAAACAGAAACGGGCGTCAAGGTGCCCGAGCCCCTCAAGAAGTATATGCCGGCGAAGTTCCAGGACGAGATTCCTTTCGTTAAGCCAGCACCCATTGATCTGGAGCTTGCCGCTGCGGCCAATCAAAAGGCCAAGAAGGATAAGACCAAGAAGGATCCAGCCGCTGCCTAAGCTGCACACGCTTCACTTTAATCAAGACTCAGCATTAATCCTAGGCTTTCAACTCAACACTAAATTTTGTTACTCTTAACGtatatttatggcatttacTGTAACCGTTTTATTGAATAAATCGGAAAATTAGTTGCGCTTTGAAAACATGTTCAGTTGCTTTATTGTAGGATGAAAGGAAAGGCTAAACCTTGTCTAAGCTGTTGcgaataatgaaaaatataaaaaataaaaagcacacAATATAGTTTTGTgagttataaattatttccaGCACTTTCACAATAACTACCCCCTAGAAGTTTCAATCCCCAATTGTTAGCCGCTTGCCGCTTCAAATTGGTTGCCCCGACAACCCAAACAGCTTGTTTAGaaggtttttgttttcataaaaacaaaaatttatgtcaatttagtaataaaaactcgaatataatataatgtcGCTTTCGAAACGTCGCGAGAAATCGAATAAACCCACACGCTGGGATCGCATCAGGAAGCGACAATTGAATGTAAATCCGCTTGCGCTGAAAACTGAAGCAGTGCGTCGTTTCATTGAGGTGGACTATGTGGATGCTCAACAGACGCGTCTGCTTATAGATGGTGAGGCCAGTAAGCAGCTAAATCCAAGTGTTATCATGGATATACGACATGAGCTGGTGAGTTTCAATTGTATCTGAGCAGAAGGCAGTGGCCAGTTATAccttaaaattgttttcaaagttTGCACAGATACCACGCAAGCTGCCACTGGCAACGGTGGCGCATGCAAGCACCTTGGAGTTAACCAAAGCACATAATCTGGAGGTGGAACAGCGCTATGTACACCATCAGCTGCAAAAATTCCGCCAGCAGCTAGCCAGGCAGCATCCGCGTCCAGCTGCCATTAGCTTGCGTCCAAGCAAGCCCGACTTTAAACTTAACCATGGGCCACTGATGCAGAGTATAAGTCAGGCGGCCCAGCACATTGAGGATTTTTACAAAGCGCCAGTGGAGGCCCTAAATAAAGGCTCTAAGCTCTTTGCAGCACAAAGGCAAATGGCCAGTAACacgctgctggagcagctacAATGCCAACcagtagctgaagctgaagcggAGGTGGAGCTAGAGCCCGAGGTAAACTGGTTGCCagagcatcatcatcagcagcaacagcagcagcatctgggCGAGCTGGATTCGCTGGAGTATcgtaaatttgttaagcagctgcagctggataAAAGCAAATCTCAATTGGAGCAACGCCTACGCACGCCAAGTCCACTTACCAATACGGAGGAGTTTCTACGTCCCATGCGTGCCGCCGCTGAGCGACAAATGCTACACTTGCGCACAGTGCGACGCGAAGAagagctgctggagcagcagaagcaacaagATGCAGTGGAGCCAGCAGCATCACTACCATTGCAACGTGAAAATTCCAGCTGCTCCAATACCAGTGATGGCATTGACTCTGTAATCTCTGATCTAGCCGAGGAGGCGCTGTACGAGCTGCAAATGGAGGCAGCGGAGCAGCAACTGGACTTAAAGCAGACTCTGCCAGCTACCAAACATGTGCAGTTTCAGCTTCCGCTGGCCACAACAGAAGCAGAGCCAACGCCCGAGACTCAGATTGAGTCGGAGAAAGAGCCACTCATCATACGCCGCCTAGAGCTTCCCAAGGTGTTGGTCGTCCCCAAGCAGCCTCTGCCATCCAGTCCCacgcccaacagcagcagcagcagcagcaacgacgaaGACGAACCTACTGCGGCTGTTGCGCCCGAAAAGCAACGCATCATTGAAAAACTCTTTCAGGCGCGTAGCAACTGCCAGCAAACTCTTATGCGCAAGTATTTTCTCAAGTGGCTGCACTACACCACACTGGAGCGGGTTGAGCGGGAGCCAGgcacaagccacaacaatCGTGCGCAAAAGATCACTGCGTTTCTCGATAAGATTCGAGTGGAGAAGCGACGACAGCATGTGGAGTTAAAACAGCCAGGCAAAGAGCAGACGCAAGAGCAGCGACAGGATACGATCAAAATGACCAAACAATTTAAGAACAAGTGAGTACTTGCGGCTGTAATTCAGGCAATCTCTTCATGTTTTCATTCACTACGACAGACTCAAAGTGCAGCAGGACATCATCGAACTGCAGCGCATCAAATTGGAGCGACAGGAGCGtctaattatgcaattaaagctgcacaAGCTGAGCGACGAGGCCAAGGAGGCGCGTGAAGATCTCAAGCAGGAGCTTAAAACCGTCATACGCTGTGGTGATCCCAAAGCGAAGGCCAAGGCTAGATGTCTTCAACTCATTGGCAGTCTACGCGATGCGGAGGATGAGGAGCTGGAGCGACTACAGGGCCGCAGCAAGGCGCTGATGCAGCCACGCTTCCTGCAACATATGCAGGAGCGTGCGCTCGAACGTGGCGTGCGACATGAGCAAGCGCGTCAGCGACGCGAACAGGCGGAGGCGGAGCGCGAGGCTGCCAAGTTGGCGCTTGAAGAGGCCAAGGTAGGTTGCAAATCCAAATCAAATGTAATTGTTACTCATTTATGCCTTGCAGCGCCAGGAGGATGAGGAAGCCAAGCGTCTACGCATGGAGGTGCTTAAGGAGCGACGCCGTCAGGAGAAAATGGCCAGAGTTCTAAAGGAGCGCGAGCGTCAGCGATTTATGGAGAACAAGCGAAAGGCGCTGGAGTTTTGtcgcctgctgttgctgcgtcGCGTCGGAATGGAAGCCTTCAAGCGTCTGGTCCAGCGGAAGCGTGATAATCAGTTGAAGTGCGAGCAGTTCCGCCGACAGCTTTACAAGCGTCGCAGTTTTATCGCCTGGCGCGACTACGCCGCCTATCGACAGCGGGAAAAATGCATACGCGCTAATCTCTGCTTTGAGCGGGCATTGAAGCGCCGGGCACTGCACGCTTGGATTAACTATGTGCAGCTGGAGCGTAGCAAGCTTCTAGTGGCCATTGACTGGCATGCACTGCGCTGCATGGAGCACTGGTTCGCGCGCTGGCACAACTACAGCACACACTGTCGTCTTATTGAGGACACCAAGATGCGTCAGGCTATCTCGCATCATGAATGGTAAGCTCCAGTATTTTCTTGTCAATTGATATTATTCCTATGAATCTTCAGGCATCTCAAGTGGAAAGTTCTGGACTGTTGGCAGCGACTGCCGCAAATACTGCAGCTGGAGAAGGAGACCGAGGAGCGTCGTCAGCGTTGGCGCATGAAAATCTGGGAGCTGCTGCCTGACTACAAGCCGCGCGAGGATAGCCTCTGGTAGTTGAATCACTTACCAGTTAATTACAAGCTTTTTATGGCAAACataatatcaatttaattacttttgtaactaatttaatttatttttgaataagattacactaaactaaactaaaaccTAAATGTATGcctaataattaaatcaattaacagCGCTGAGTTTTAATTTCTAGGATAATGTCAAAGCTAACATtctctgctgcagctttaatttgcgCTAAGAAATGCGAagtaataatacaaataatacaaatttgtataaacaatatttggtAAAACATAGGAATTAAAAGTATATCTAGTAATTAAATATCTAAAAAGGACACATTATTCAATTACTTTCCTTTTGCGATTCcatatacttatttatatacgTGTGACCATCTATGAAGCTTTATCGTGGCTTAAGAGTTAACGCGTATTATAGGATTAAGCGCAATAATTGAgtttaaaaaagtttactgtattatttttttgatgcGCCGTCACTTGAGTATGGCACGCCAATTGTTCCAGATGCGACTGCCATTGGTTGCGGGCATGCGCTTGTACTCAGGCGGACTAGCATCGCGCCAACACAAATATAGTTGACGACAGAGCACCACAGCAATGTAGCCGGCAATGAGTAGGGCATAGCCCGCGACAACAAAGGCAATGCCCAATCTGCAAAAGAATTAagataataaattgttgtagcAAATGTCCATAGATTTACTTACTCGAATTGCTCGAAGACCTCGCTACAGTCgtcgggcagcagcagcggtatGCCCAGCATGCGCACAACCAAAAACGGATGACAAACTGCAGTCAGTGTTAGGTTGGCGCCCAGCAGCAAAGCGCATTCAGATAAGAATAGACATACTATATAACTGCGCAAGTTGCGCTCGCCAATGCAACAGTTGAGCCAGTAGCTATGATGCCAGCGACGCTTAACGCAGctgccacaagcagcgcagtGGTAAGCACGACTTGGTGTAACCTTGCGGCAAATCTCGCACATGTGCGGCTGCAAATGCTGTATAAGTCCATTGCGCTCCTGATTCTCAACACCAACACcctcatcgtcgtcgtcatcatcttCCATGCCCAACACAGTATCcgtatgctgctgctcctcgccGCTGGAGGCTTCAGTTATGCCAGGCAATTCATCCTTGGGCGTGCTGCCGTATTGCGCAGTGACCAGATTCAATGGCGCCAGCTGCTTTGTTCGATATAGCGCATATAAAGCACCCGCTGATAGCAATATCAATACTATGTTCTCTTCAGGCAGCAATTCAAGCAGCGGCACTTCCCATTCAAAAATTATCGCCATGTAGAATATAGAGAAGACTGTCCAGCTTAAGAAAAAGCTGGTCCTTGTAGCTGTTCGCTCAGCCAGTTGCATGCCCCAGAAGCAGAATCCAACTAGTGTCAACATCAGCACTATGGCCGTCTTGGCATTGAGCGTAGCCAGACCCATCATAGTAGGCACTATGAAGGCAGGCGCTAGAGCGGCCGGCGAGATGCGCTTGGCGCCGCCTTGCCATGGCAAACGCAAGCGATCCTGAAAAGCAATCAACATGTCGCTTATGTTGCGCGATTCAATGCGTTTACACGTGATGAAGCTGCAAGCATTCGAGGAATTAAGATCactgtatgtattttatactGTTTTTGGTGCCTACCGTGTGCATACCAAGTCAAATTCCGTGCAATTACAACAGCATTCTAATATGTGCGCAGTTCGCCTATCGTGATTAATGTATTGACAGCAACAGAGCCCTGCCGCTAATGTTGACGTTGTCTCTTCCTCGTCTGCAATCATTGCATCGATTTCCAAATAGGGGCGGCGGTGTTCCGGCAACAAAATTAGTAATTATTGGGAATAATAACCAAATAACGTACGGGAGAATATTGTATTACGATTATTAACTGCTTAATGAAatgacattttaaatttgccaaagcaaaaacttaaaaaacaatagtaaccattgaaaattaaattcactCACAGTTCCCCTAGCTTTTGCAATTGgaagtgaaaacaaaaacaaaactgcgaTTTGCGTACAGGGTGTATCGTGTGAATTGCATAAGAAACTGTTGGCTATCGATATTTACGATACTTCTCAGTgtttattgaaatttcaattcaattatgccGCGTTTTAGATTTTCATCTgcttgccataaatttgtGCTTTCAAAAATCTTTCCGCTCTTGACCACATCCACAAATTGTTCCAGACCGCCGCCCACACCGAAATAATGCGACTTGG
Proteins encoded in this region:
- the LOC108607627 gene encoding palmitoyltransferase ZDHHC23 isoform X1, with the protein product MIADEEETTSTLAAGLCCCQYINHDRRTAHILECCCNCTEFDLVCTRFITCKRIESRNISDMLIAFQDRLRLPWQGGAKRISPAALAPAFIVPTMMGLATLNAKTAIVLMLTLVGFCFWGMQLAERTATRTSFFLSWTVFSIFYMAIIFEWEVPLLELLPEENIVLILLSAGALYALYRTKQLAPLNLVTAQYGSTPKDELPGITEASSGEEQQHTDTVLGMEDDDDDDEGVGVENQERNGLIQHLQPHMCEICRKVTPSRAYHCAACGSCVKRRWHHSYWLNCCIGERNLRSYIVCLFLSECALLLGANLTLTAVCHPFLVVRMLGIPLLLPDDCSEVFEQFELGIAFVVAGYALLIAGYIAVVLCRQLYLCWRDASPPEYKRMPATNGSRIWNNWRAILK
- the LOC108608126 gene encoding uncharacterized protein LOC108608126, coding for MSFAMELLQDELEYVRTHCEQQFEGSKLVACTSSLVRVELLSHRTNRTMIVCLHIPKDYPQSANILVELKSRVYAEKLISFLTDMLDKCAKQHCGEPQVMQLLRTANQYLVDTPLCVCLDEITQLRSMLAYNDENKLKLRQSKCSVQLLIHGGEYFYRVTATVPDNYPQHCVELHDHESNLPNVLVRFLNGQSKELARQCVEAPLRFTRDEQAKFRPVPSLYTALKFCIAATQDFHMELCPICDQAVLPTNPEEILADENADAFVERVFCGHLFHQGCLKKYLSEPPFPKGGKLCPAKRRHPRSDAAKPVGASGKDKGLQAELGVCGIKLAHDRWVVNIKTAETRWAQKQARQRELEEVVDFLK
- the LOC108597914 gene encoding trichohyalin; translation: MSLSKRREKSNKPTRWDRIRKRQLNVNPLALKTEAVRRFIEVDYVDAQQTRLLIDGEASKQLNPSVIMDIRHELFAQIPRKLPLATVAHASTLELTKAHNLEVEQRYVHHQLQKFRQQLARQHPRPAAISLRPSKPDFKLNHGPLMQSISQAAQHIEDFYKAPVEALNKGSKLFAAQRQMASNTLLEQLQCQPVAEAEAEVELEPEVNWLPEHHHQQQQQQHLGELDSLEYRKFVKQLQLDKSKSQLEQRLRTPSPLTNTEEFLRPMRAAAERQMLHLRTVRREEELLEQQKQQDAVEPAASLPLQRENSSCSNTSDGIDSVISDLAEEALYELQMEAAEQQLDLKQTLPATKHVQFQLPLATTEAEPTPETQIESEKEPLIIRRLELPKVLVVPKQPLPSSPTPNSSSSSSNDEDEPTAAVAPEKQRIIEKLFQARSNCQQTLMRKYFLKWLHYTTLERVEREPGTSHNNRAQKITAFLDKIRVEKRRQHVELKQPGKEQTQEQRQDTIKMTKQFKNKLKVQQDIIELQRIKLERQERLIMQLKLHKLSDEAKEAREDLKQELKTVIRCGDPKAKAKARCLQLIGSLRDAEDEELERLQGRSKALMQPRFLQHMQERALERGVRHEQARQRREQAEAEREAAKLALEEAKRQEDEEAKRLRMEVLKERRRQEKMARVLKERERQRFMENKRKALEFCRLLLLRRVGMEAFKRLVQRKRDNQLKCEQFRRQLYKRRSFIAWRDYAAYRQREKCIRANLCFERALKRRALHAWINYVQLERSKLLVAIDWHALRCMEHWFARWHNYSTHCRLIEDTKMRQAISHHEWHLKWKVLDCWQRLPQILQLEKETEERRQRWRMKIWELLPDYKPREDSLW
- the LOC108607627 gene encoding palmitoyltransferase ZDHHC23 isoform X2; this translates as MLIAFQDRLRLPWQGGAKRISPAALAPAFIVPTMMGLATLNAKTAIVLMLTLVGFCFWGMQLAERTATRTSFFLSWTVFSIFYMAIIFEWEVPLLELLPEENIVLILLSAGALYALYRTKQLAPLNLVTAQYGSTPKDELPGITEASSGEEQQHTDTVLGMEDDDDDDEGVGVENQERNGLIQHLQPHMCEICRKVTPSRAYHCAACGSCVKRRWHHSYWLNCCIGERNLRSYIVCLFLSECALLLGANLTLTAVCHPFLVVRMLGIPLLLPDDCSEVFEQFELGIAFVVAGYALLIAGYIAVVLCRQLYLCWRDASPPEYKRMPATNGSRIWNNWRAILK
- the LOC108608125 gene encoding serine--tRNA ligase, cytoplasmic, which encodes MVLDLDLFRSDKGGNPDAVRENQKKRFKDVGLVEAVIEKDTEWRQRRHRADNLNKVKNVCSKVIGEKMKKKEPVGPEGEEVPAAIRVDLTQITAETLQALTVNQIKQLRLLIDDAMTDNQKSLELAEQTRNTALREVGNHLHDSVPVSNDEEENRVERTFGDCEKRGKYSHVDLIVMIDGMNAEKGAVVSGGRGYFLTGAAVFLEQALIQHALQLLYTRDYTPLYTPFFMRKEVMQEVAQLSQFDEELYKVVGKGSERAEECGTDEKYLIATSEQPIAAYHRDEWLPESSLPIKYAGLSTCFRQEVGSHGRDTRGIFRVHQFEKVEQFVLTSPHDNKSWEMMDEMIGNAEQFCQSLGIPYRVVNIVSGALNHAASKKLDLEAWFGGSGAFRELVSCSNCLDYQARRLLVRYGQTKKMNAAVDYVHMLNATMCAATRVICAILETHQTETGVKVPEPLKKYMPAKFQDEIPFVKPAPIDLELAAAANQKAKKDKTKKDPAAA